ATCCTCACCCATATGTGATCTTTAACATTCAGTATAATGAGAGAAAAATACATATACCTCAGCTATCACTATATCTTCTGCTCGTAAGGCTCGAGATTTATGTCAGATAATATCGGTAGATATGATGATTTTCTTCCAGAAGATTTGGTTAAGGAGGTTAAAGAGTATGAAGAGAGATTTAGTAAGAAGTCTAGAGGTAAAGGTAGAGCTAGATTTCCAAGTAATGAAGATATAGTTGATGCTATAATCAATGTTACAGGTAGCATCCTAACTAGATACAACATAAATGATCTCTATATAAACGTTATAGACTATCTAAAGAGTCAAGGATTTGATACTTCTGCTCTTACTGAATCTAGAGTTGAAAGACTCGTAAGCTCATTGCTCAAAAAAGGAGTGTTGTCTAAGAAACTATAGAGATATTTTATTCAATACAAAGCTGATACATTAGCTAAAGCTAGTTGATGTATTGTGGCATGGTTTGTGCTACTAGATGTATTGTGTATAAAAGTTTTGATTTAGCTTCAAGATATCTTTTGATATATGATGCAATATTTTGAGGAATATTCTTTATATTTTCACCTCTTTCTTTAATGAAATCCATATAGATCTTCTGAAGCTTAGCTACATCTATACTCTCTAGGTCTATCTCCATACCCTCGATCACCAGCTCTGAAGCTACTGTAGTAAGTGATACGGGATTGATCCCTATCTTCAGTAATTCTTCTCTTAAGCTATATCCATAATCATTAATAGTTCTAGCCAATCTCTTTAGACCTATAGCTTCAAGTTCTTTAACTGCTACATCTTTATCATAGACTATTAGCTTCATATCGTTATACATAACTAGATCCTCAACTTCTACCTCAAAATCTCTAAGAGATTTGGGAGGTGGTGTGAAAGGATACATTACGTAGAGATCTACAACAGTTTTAGTGGATTCTCCATCATATACACTAAGACCTACTATAGCTCTACGTATAGCTTCATCTTCATCGATTATCTGACCAATACCGTCGAGAGTAACGATCTTGAGAGCTCTACTAGGCTTAGGTATGATTATCTTTTTGTTCCTGAATATAGCTGCAACTCTTTCCCTTAGCAGTATATAGTCTATAATCCTGATAGCTATATCCCTAACGGTATTAAGATCTATACCTATGGATAGAAGATCAGCATAAGCTATATCATCTAACTGTAACAACAGGATCAGATCTATATCCTCTGGACTATATGTCTCTATATCTTTTCGAATTCTGCTCCAATCTAGGCTATCTATAAGTCCTGCAGCTTCAGGTTCATGTATTTCAAAGAACTTCTTTTCTCCTATTTTGCCAACGCTATACATAATGGTTTCGAGAGGTATTCCGTATAATTTCCTAAGCAGAACCATTAGATAGGCGAGACCTAGTCTAAGTAGCGTTGAATCTTCTCTTTCATCAACCTCAATGAGAAATCCATAGGTATAGTCTTGGTATAGACCAACTGTTTCAACAGGAACATATACAGTTTTTCTATCGTATGAAACGACATGTTTATCACCGATTCTCGATATCCTCGGTTTACTTGAAATGAGGTACCATATCACTCTGTTTGGAACCTTTCTGTATTCGCCGAAACCTTGTTTAGGTGTATAGACAACAGCAAGAACATAGCTATACAACTTACCTCTCGCTATATCTTTAAGTATGTTTGTTTCTTCTCTCCACAAAGATTTTATGTATCTATACTCCTCTAGTGCTTCAGCAATAGCATCATCGCTATAGAAACTGAATCTACTGAGTTTAGTCTCTACAACGGCTCTAGCAATTCTATGGCTTTTACCACTCTCGACATGCTTAACTATAGCGTCTTGCGAAATATCTATACAGCCTTTCTGAAAACGTTCAACAAGATCGCAATGACCTATAGGCTCGAGAGGTATAAGTCTTCCATCTTCCTCCATATATCTCTTGATACCATACGGAGGACCAAATTCATAGAAGTTGAGTCTTTCCCATATCCATTTAGCTTTATCCACATCTATAGATCCGTTACCTTTAACCACTTTTACAGCTTTTAGGACTCTGTGTTCTTCTTCAGTAATTTTTTCTCTATACCATGGAGAGAGAACCTTTGCTAAACCTGTAAACAAATGTATATACTTATTATTGGGATTTATTATAGTTTTTTCTAGTTGTAATTGGAGCCATCGTTCAAATGCATTCATACCTTTTGAAAGTAGCTCCCAATCCCAACGCGTCGATGGTATGATTAACGATTCCGAGAAGGGTATACCTTTTCTTCTACCTTTCCTGCCCTCTCTTTGCAGAAATTCTCTAACACTTTCAGGTAACCCGATATGTACTATTCTAACAACAGTACCTATATCTATTCCTTGGCTTAATGTTCTAGGACTCACAATAATCTTTATTTCATCTCTTCTAGCTTTCTCTTCAATGATTTCTCGATCCTTTTTAGGAATTAAGTGATGATGAGCTGCTACAACATCTCCTATAGATTCTCTCAAATTTCTGGTAATTTCATCAGC
This genomic interval from Ignisphaera sp. contains the following:
- a CDS encoding DEAD/DEAH box helicase, translating into MKITDSEYFLKNLGYDYVKNVESPLQPTRTNVKFIDIVPELETIGIELAQEYLYEHQLMTLNLLREGYNVILKAGTGSGKTESWYLYFHEKAKNGTFKAIAVYPTLALANDQIKRISLYSSSAGISVTKIDALQRDEIIQKIGKYGLRKTLASANLVITNPAFLFHEIKKLLITPTECVLDLRKLNLFVIDEFDFYSPRSIALILAMIKILTKYSDEKPQIVILTATLANPEDICRYLEDVTNRKCVIVDGKPFRVENRLYIILGKNLENIWNSIKRYSSDVVKRSDVDKDIIEALNDFEIFRKNVYRVLQYLEALGYETPSISIDLKEVLSNYVNDDGVTLVFTKSIARADEITRNLRESIGDVVAAHHHLIPKKDREIIEEKARRDEIKIIVSPRTLSQGIDIGTVVRIVHIGLPESVREFLQREGRKGRRKGIPFSESLIIPSTRWDWELLSKGMNAFERWLQLQLEKTIINPNNKYIHLFTGLAKVLSPWYREKITEEEHRVLKAVKVVKGNGSIDVDKAKWIWERLNFYEFGPPYGIKRYMEEDGRLIPLEPIGHCDLVERFQKGCIDISQDAIVKHVESGKSHRIARAVVETKLSRFSFYSDDAIAEALEEYRYIKSLWREETNILKDIARGKLYSYVLAVVYTPKQGFGEYRKVPNRVIWYLISSKPRISRIGDKHVVSYDRKTVYVPVETVGLYQDYTYGFLIEVDEREDSTLLRLGLAYLMVLLRKLYGIPLETIMYSVGKIGEKKFFEIHEPEAAGLIDSLDWSRIRKDIETYSPEDIDLILLLQLDDIAYADLLSIGIDLNTVRDIAIRIIDYILLRERVAAIFRNKKIIIPKPSRALKIVTLDGIGQIIDEDEAIRRAIVGLSVYDGESTKTVVDLYVMYPFTPPPKSLRDFEVEVEDLVMYNDMKLIVYDKDVAVKELEAIGLKRLARTINDYGYSLREELLKIGINPVSLTTVASELVIEGMEIDLESIDVAKLQKIYMDFIKERGENIKNIPQNIASYIKRYLEAKSKLLYTIHLVAQTMPQYIN